TACCGGCGGTGCGAGTGCGGTCTTCGTGACTTACAGTGTCGGCGGATTGAGTCTGCTGAATGCTGTCGCTGGCGCGTATGCTGAAGACCTGCCGGTGATCGCCGTTTCCGGTGGACCGAATACCAACTCCGAAGCCGAGTTTGAAATGCTCCATCATACGCTGGGTGAACTGGACTATGACTACCAGCGCGAGATCTTTTCCAAAGTCACAGCGGAAGCCGTCACGATACACGACCCGCGCGAAGCGCCCACGCAAATCGACCATGCGATTCAGACCGCGCTCCGGTTCCGCAAACCCGTTTATATTGAAATTGCCTGCAATATCGCGTCAGCGGTTACTTCCGCGCCGAATGTACGTTCCTTCGGCGGGCCGACCGCCAGTGATCCGGTTTCATTGAAAGCTGCCGTTGAGCGTGCAACAGAGATGCTGAATGCTGCGACCAAACCGGTGCTGGTCTCCGGCGTCAAATTGCGTTCGTTCGGTGCAGAAACCAGCTTTCACAAACTGGCTGACGCATCCGGCTATGCGATCGCCAGCATGCCGAACGCCAAAGGCATGTTTGACGAGCAGCATCCGCATTACATGGGAACGTATTGGGGCCCCGTGGGTTCGCCCGGATGCGGCGAGATCGTCGATTCCTCCGACCTCTGCCTGTTTGCCGGCGGGACATTTACCGATTACACAACGACCGGTCATGCGGCTTTGATCGACCCGACCAAAGTGATTCAAGCCCGTCCCAACAGTGTGATCTTTCCCAATCAGACATTCAGTAATGTCAAACTGGCTGAATTCCTGGAGGAACTGTCTACAAAAATTAAATCAAACGACGGTTCCATGATCGCGTTTAAACGCATTCAGGAAGAGGTCACTCCACTCTCTCCCGGCGATCCCGAGACGCCGCTTTCCACGCGACAACTGTTTTCGCGCATTCAAAACATGTTAGGCTCCGACTCAACCGTGATTGCCGAAACCGGAGATTCCTGGTTCAACGGTATGCAGCTGAATTTGCCCACCGGCTCCCGATTCGAAGTACAAATGCAATACGGGTCGATCGGCTGGTCT
This window of the Gimesia fumaroli genome carries:
- a CDS encoding alpha-keto acid decarboxylase family protein gives rise to the protein MSDHCTTTVGSYLASRLEEIGLEHYFAVPGDYNLVLLDKLLENKNLKMISCCNELNAGYAADGYCRATGGASAVFVTYSVGGLSLLNAVAGAYAEDLPVIAVSGGPNTNSEAEFEMLHHTLGELDYDYQREIFSKVTAEAVTIHDPREAPTQIDHAIQTALRFRKPVYIEIACNIASAVTSAPNVRSFGGPTASDPVSLKAAVERATEMLNAATKPVLVSGVKLRSFGAETSFHKLADASGYAIASMPNAKGMFDEQHPHYMGTYWGPVGSPGCGEIVDSSDLCLFAGGTFTDYTTTGHAALIDPTKVIQARPNSVIFPNQTFSNVKLAEFLEELSTKIKSNDGSMIAFKRIQEEVTPLSPGDPETPLSTRQLFSRIQNMLGSDSTVIAETGDSWFNGMQLNLPTGSRFEVQMQYGSIGWSVGATLGYSVGAPNRRPIALIGDGSFQLTAQEVSTIIRYDLKPIIFLMNNRGYTIEVEIHDGPYNTIKNWNYADLVKVFNAEDGNGWSCQVSTEGELDEAIKNAVSQNGPALIEVAIDRDDCSKNLLVWGGHVAKNNGRPPRFA